From a region of the Vanessa atalanta chromosome 13, ilVanAtal1.2, whole genome shotgun sequence genome:
- the LOC125068386 gene encoding putative inorganic phosphate cotransporter, with protein sequence MLDKEYDKVPIEDIEKKFNSNDKEPIKYGYGVRHTQALLYFMCLALGYISRGHLGVTIVGMTMVDHDAQKPIAVSESAHIFANSTIIDTVTTTEGSIVNKTTVNDLKENITLTDDKTDANHWNVYRTYDWPKSIQEMVLGSFFLGYSIMMFPVGIVCQRWGGKILLQIAMFVNGVVSFFTPWLVTWGGWKVLCILRTMQGLSQSGLYPGILTLLTNWVPVSERGSLCSYVYTASGFGTVIAFQAAGILAFSRFGWPSTFWATGVACFIGFILITIFGAATPNDHKSTSDAEKNYIMGATSNSVETKSKVPWKSVAKSIPVWATIIAHMGNAVCFVFFFMQVPTYVFAILKLNIRNSGLLSSLPYFASFFSSIAFGYLSDFLTNRKIMSIKNARRFFNSIACVVPSICLMLVAYTRDTFLAVICFVLFVMCHTAMHTGWMINYMDLSPNFSGALMACGNTVTNVVVLALPVIVSNIVTDVTNQYQWRITMFLMAGLTLTANIIFIIFMSAEVQPWNDSNGNTTDNKSEYEAIQPESEQNKESDNS encoded by the exons ATGTTGGACAAGGAGTACGATAAAGTACCCATTGAggacattgaaaaaaaattca attcCAATGACAAAGAACCTATCAAATATGGTTATGGAGTGCGTCACACACAAGCTCTTCTCTACTTTATGTGTCTCGCCCTAGGCTACATATCGCGTGGCCATTTAGGAGTTACAATTGTTGGAATGACAATGGTCGACCACGATGCTCAGAAGCCCATAGCTGTATCGGAATCTGCACACATTTTTGCAAACAGTACAATTATAGATACAGTAACCACAACTGAAGGttctattgtaaataaaacaacagttaatgatttaaaagaaaatataacattaacagaTGATAAGACAGATGCTAATCATTGGAATGTTTATAGA aCTTACGATTGGCCTAAATCAATTCAAGAAATGGTACTTGGGTCCTTTTTCTTAGGATACAGCATAATGATGTTCCCTGTTGGTATTGTATGTCAGCGTTGGGGCGGAAAAATCCTTCTTCAGATTGCTATGTTTGTAAATGGAGTTGTATCATTTTTTACACCCTGGCTTGTCACATGG GGTGGTTGGAAGGTATTGTGTATACTCCGTACAATGCAAGGACTTTCACAATCCGGCTTGTACCCGGGTATCCttactttattaacaaattgGGTACCTGTAAGCGAACGTGGAAGTCTCTGTAGCTATGTCTACACAG CTTCCGGGTTCGGCACTGTCATAGCGTTCCAGGCAGCTGGTATCCTTGCATTTAGTAGATTTGGATGGCCGTCCACATTCTGGGCTACCGGAGTAGCGTGTTttattggatttattttaattaccattTTCGGTGCCGCTACTCCAAACGATCATAAGTCCACATCAGACGCTGAGAAAAATTACATTATGGGAGCAACAAGTAATAGCGTTGAAACG AAATCCAAAGTTCCGTGGAAGTCCGTTGCAAAGTCTATACCCGTATGGGCCACCATCATTGCACACATGGGCAATGCTGTTTGCTTCGTGTTCTTCTTCATGCAAGTACCGACATATGTGTTCGCGATTTTAAAACTCAACATTCGAAAC agTGGCTTATTATCGTCTTTACCATACTTCGCTTCGTTCTTTTCGTCGATCGCCTTTGGCTATCTGTCCGACTTTTTAACGAACAGAAAAATAATGAGTATCAAAAATGCAAGACGGTTCTTTAATTCAATAG CATGTGTGGTGCCCTCAATATGCCTGATGTTAGTGGCTTACACGAGGGACACGTTCCTCGCTGTCatctgttttgtattatttgtgatGTGTCATACCGCGATGCACACAGGCTGGATG ataaattATATGGATCTATCACCAAACTTCAGCGGAGCTCTGATGGCGTGCGGGAATACAGTAACCAACGTAGTCGTGCTCGCTCTACCCGTCATCGTTTCCAATATCGTGACTGATGTT ACTAATCAGTATCAATGGCGGATCACAATGTTCCTGATGGCTGGCCTCACGCTCACCGCTAATATCATCTTCATCATATTTATGTCTGCTGAAGTCCAACCTTGGAATGATAGTAACGGTAATACAACGGACAATAAATCag AATACGAAGCCATACAGCCAGAATCAGAACAAAATAAAGAAAGTgacaattcataa